The following are encoded together in the Caretta caretta isolate rCarCar2 chromosome 17, rCarCar1.hap1, whole genome shotgun sequence genome:
- the RASL10B gene encoding ras-like protein family member 10B isoform X2 codes for MVTTFKVAVLGAQGVGKSAIVRQFLYNEFSEACAPTKTRRVYLPAVVMNGHVHDLQIMDFPPITSFPVNTLQEWADACCRGLRSVHAYILVYDICCFDSFEYIKTIRQQILETRVIGTTETPIIIVGNKRDLQRGRVIPRWNVSNLVKKTWKCGYIECSAKYNWHILLLFSELLKSVGCTRCKHVHTTIRFQGALRRNRCTIM; via the exons ATGGTGACAACTTTCAAGGTCGCTGTGCTTGGGGCTCAAGGGGTCGGGAAGAGCGCCATCGTCCGCCAGTTCCTCTACAACGAGTTCAGCGAGGCGTGCGCGCCCACCAAGACACGGCGTGTCTACCTGCCGGCCGTGGTCATGAACGGCCACGTGCACGACCTACAGATCATGGACTTCCCACCCATCACGTCTTTCCCAGTTAACACGCTGCAG GAGTGGGCGGATGCGTGCTGCAGGGGGCTCCGGAGTGTCCACGCCTACATCCTAGTCTATGACATCTGTTGCTTTGACAGCTTTGAGTACATCAAAACTATTCGCCAACAGATCCTAGAAACGAG GGTCATCGGCACCACAGAGACCCCCATTATCATTGTGGGCAACAAGCGGGATCTGCAGAGGGGCCGGGTGATTCCCCGCTGGAACGTCTCCAACCTGGTGAAGAAGACCTGGAAGTGCGGCTACATCGAGTGCTCTGCCAAGTACAACTGGCACATCCTACTGCTCTTCAGCGAGCTGCTCAAGAGTGTGGGCTGCACCCGCTGCAAGCACGTCCACACCACCATCCGCTTCCAGGGGGCACTGCGCAGGAACCGATGCACCATTATGTGA